Proteins from a single region of Mytilus trossulus isolate FHL-02 chromosome 2, PNRI_Mtr1.1.1.hap1, whole genome shotgun sequence:
- the LOC134705765 gene encoding melatonin receptor type 1A-like, producing MDIIFHRIISRERAKEHNFTIDDLNKSPLEHQRIVSVLFLTDLVCSCITGLIGNTLVIGAVMISKKLRTTGNMFFVNLAIADFIVILIVEPFNYIGIINGAGPYIENVWLCHLVAIICVMACVCSTMNLAAIAVNRYIMINKFQLYKRIFTKRNTILICTSLWFIAYLIELPNLTGWGGHTFDLKTLGCSFDRLISLSYTIFLSVTALYIPLSLILFCYVKIYLYVRQSRRHIALSVKCKTRHKRGRKDEVRLARTFFIVFISFLICWTPYDLTLFFDRSDKWPSWLYILFMQVGHFNSSLNSILYGLTNRHFREGYKLFLSKFIPGFHTVFC from the exons ATGGATATCATATTTCACCGAATCATTTCTCGTGAACGGGCAAAAGAACACAATTTTACAATAGATGATTTGAACAAAAGTCCACTAGAACATCAACGCATTGTGTCAGTGTTGTTTTTGACTGATTTAGTATGTTCATGTATAACAGGACTTATTGGAAATACGCTG GTCATTGGAGCTGTTATGATATCAAAGAAGCTTAGAACAACTGGGAAcatgtttttcgttaatttagCAATTGCTGATTTCATTGTTATCCTGATAGTGGagccttttaactatattg GAATAATAAATGGAGCAGGACCATACATAGAGAACGTTTGGTTATGTCACTTGGTAGCTATTATTTGCGTTATGGCGTGCGTTTGCTCAACGATGAATCTAGCTGCTATTGCTGTAAATAG ATATATAATGATCAACAAGTTCCAGCTCTATAAAAGAATCTTTACCAAGAGAAACACGATTTTGATTTGTACTAGTTTGTGGTTTATAGCCTATTTGATAGAACTGCCTAACTTGACAGGATGGGGTGGTCATACTTTCGACTTGAAGACACTTGGATGCTCTTTCGACCGGTTGATTTCACTTagttatacaatatttttaagtgttaCGGCTTTATACATTCCACTTTCGCTTATCTTATTTTGCTATGTGAAGATATATTTATACGTTCGCCAAAGTAGACGACACATTGCTTTGTCAGTTAAATGCAAGACAAGACACAAGAGAGGTAGGAAAGATGAAGTACGATTGGccagaacattttttattgtattcaTATCATTTCTTATCTGCTGGACACCATATGACCTGACATTATTTTTCGACAGGTCAGACAAATGGCCTAGTTGGTTGTATATCTTATTTATGCAAGTAGGACATTTTAATAGTTCCTTGAATAGCATCTTGTATGGATTAACAAACAGACATTTCAGAGAAGGATATAAATTGTTTCTGTCAAAGTTCATACCCGGTTTTCATACGGTCTTTTGCTGA
- the LOC134705766 gene encoding uncharacterized protein LOC134705766 → MESYVRGLEALGQTQETYGTLLVPIIMKKLPGEVRQHLAREHRIQTWVLRDLRKSLLDEINIIDAGQEIESTNHLPTTSSFFAGANSAKSKSFKNIETRPCVFCHEMHAPTYCSNITDTESRMDVVKRDKLCFNCLGNHKINECKSENTCRYCNRKHHTSLCNAHKSNAIKPGNDESDRNGGNTSTHTNFRANDNQSNNPLNPLNPQNPQNPSSLNSTNVHLVNDSHTTEQDTTILFSKSKESRSNVLLKTAVAQVGANQHFMDTNILLDEGAQRSFLTQEVANKLHLQIEGTEIIQLSAFEGKEKTARHLENTTVYLKTDAGHVLPIKVLIVPMIATPLQNHIRNIDTQNGYLRGLKLAHTMTQQDSFDISLLVGADHYWDIVEDHIVRGNGPTAVKSKIGYLLSGPTYSKKTNTSKTSNTEYGNITQDQERWDFPEKTNETTEPPRKLRYNRDFPTQKEPSITSNRIVYDSIKRKRWKYGYLTPLLEFHGTKIQ, encoded by the coding sequence atggaAAGTTACGTCAGGGGATTAGAAGCTTTAGGTCAGACACAAGAAACATACGGCACTCTACTTGTTCCGATTATTATGAAGAAATTACCCGGGGAAGTCAGACAACATCTCGCGCGAGAACATAGAATACAAACTTGGGTATTACGGGACCTCCGTAAAAGCCTTTTAGATGAGATCAATATAATAGACGCAGGACAAGAGATAGAGTCGACAAACCATTTGCCCACAACATCGTCTTTCTTTGCCGGAGCGAACTCGGCAAAGTCCAAATCTTTCAAGAATATTGAGACAAGACCTTGCGTTTTCTGTCATGAAATGCACGCACCTACTTATTGCAGTAATATAACCGACACGGAATCCCGCATGGACGTAGTAAAACGAGATAAGTTATGCTTTAACTGCCTTGGTAACCACAAAATTAACGAATGTAAATCTGagaatacatgtagatattgtAACAGAAAACACCATACAAGCTTATGTAATGCCCACAAATCAAACGCCATAAAACCAGGTAATGACGAAAGCGATAGAAATGGAGGTAATACTTCAACGCATACGAATTTCCGCGCAAATGATAACCAGAGCAACAACCCGCTAAACCCGCTAAACCCGCAAAACCCGCAAAACCCATCATCTTTGAAttcgacaaacgttcacctcgTAAATGATAGTCATACAACGGAACAAGATActaccattttgttttcaaaatcgAAAGAATCACGATCAAATGTACTGTTGAAAACCGCCGTAGCACAAGTTGGAGCGAACCAACACTTTATGGATACAAACATTCTCCTTGACGAAGGAGCGCAAAGATCGTTTTTAACGCAGGAAGTAGCGAATAAACTTCACTTACAGATAGAGGGAACAGAAATTATACAGTTATCGGCATTTGAAGGTAAAGAGAAAACCGCGAGACATTTAGAAAACACAACAGTCTACCTGAAAACCGACGCAGGACACGTATTGCCAATCAAAGTACTGATAGTACCGATGATCGCCACGCCTCTACAGAATCACATACGTAATATTGATACACAGAACGGTTATTTACGTGGTTTGAAGTTAGCACACACGATGACGCAGCAAGATTCGTTTGATATATCCTTGCTTGTAGGTGCAGATCACTACTGGGACATTGTAGAAGACCATATAGTACGAGGAAACGGTCCAACCGCTGTGAAATCCAAGATCGGATATTTGCTCTCGGGACCTACATACAGTAAGAAAACTAACACGTCGAAAACTAGCAATACGGAATATGGAAATATTACTCAAGACCAAGAACGATGGGACTTCCCAGAAAAGACGAATGAAACAACAGAACCTCCAAGAAAACTACGTTACAATCGTGATTTTCCAACACAGAAGGAACCCAGTATCACATCTAACAGAATTGTTTATGACTCTATAAAAAGGAAAAGATGGAAATACGGATATCTTACGCCGTTACTTGAATTTCATGGGacaaaaattcaataa